The sequence TGCTGCTGATCGAGCCTTATCCATTGTTGTCAAAGAATTTGATCTTCCCATCAGTTTACCCCTAGCCTTAATAGAAGGTTATGAGTGGGATACACAATTTAGAACTTACGATACCTTAGAGGACTTATTGGATTATTGCGCTAGAGTTGCCGGTACAGTAGGAGCAATGATGTGCGTCATCATGGATCGTCGGGAGCCTGAAACTTTGGCAAGAGCTTGTGAGCTTGGCCTTGCGATGCAGCTCACTAATATTGCACGTGATGTTGGCGAAGATGCTGCTAATGGGCGAATCTATTTACCTCTGAATTGGCTGAGAGAGGCTGGTCTAGATCCTCAAGCCTGGTTAAGTAAGCCTGAGTTTAACGAACAAATTGCGAGTGTTATTGCTCGTCTCTTAAAGCATGCCGATGTTTTGTACTCTCGTGCAGAAAGTGGAATTTCTGATTTACCGTGGGATTGTCGTCCAGCAATTCAGGCAGCTCGATTGATTTATGCAGAGATTGGTCGACAAGTAGAAAAACTTAATTTGGATTCTGTTTCAACAAGAGCTTATGTACCCTCTAAGAGAAAAGTCATTCTTTTGGCAGAAGCCTTTACCGCAATTTCTAAGATATTTTCAAGGCAGCTTAAAGTGGATGCCGATAAAGCCATTCAGTATTTAGTAAATGCAGTCATTAAGGTGCCTCATGAAAAGCGTTTCGAAGGAACAGCTCACGATCGTTTACTCTGGTTTGTAGATCTGATGGAGCGACAAGAGCAACGTCGTAATCCACGCAAGAGTGGTAGGGCTCTACAGTAGTTATTGGGGCATTACCAAGTAACGCGGGGCATTCTCCAGGGGAGCATGAATTGCGTTGTAGCTAAAGTAAGCTTCGGTACGCTTA comes from Polynucleobacter paneuropaeus and encodes:
- a CDS encoding phytoene/squalene synthase family protein → MSQNIKDLQECVATMRDGSKSFFAASRILPQRVRDPATALYAFCRITDDVADAVDAEPDAIPKLRERLDRIYQGTPDDIAADRALSIVVKEFDLPISLPLALIEGYEWDTQFRTYDTLEDLLDYCARVAGTVGAMMCVIMDRREPETLARACELGLAMQLTNIARDVGEDAANGRIYLPLNWLREAGLDPQAWLSKPEFNEQIASVIARLLKHADVLYSRAESGISDLPWDCRPAIQAARLIYAEIGRQVEKLNLDSVSTRAYVPSKRKVILLAEAFTAISKIFSRQLKVDADKAIQYLVNAVIKVPHEKRFEGTAHDRLLWFVDLMERQEQRRNPRKSGRALQ